A stretch of Lactuca sativa cultivar Salinas chromosome 6, Lsat_Salinas_v11, whole genome shotgun sequence DNA encodes these proteins:
- the LOC128126871 gene encoding protein ALP1-like has translation MLNRNCEEGHEHLYRDYFADNCVYGVKDFKRRFRLSRDVFLRIANALKSRYKFFQLRYDARGRRGFTTLQKCAAAIRLMAMGASPDTMDDYMRMSERTARESLYTLSRGVVETFGDVYLRKPSLHDLQELYAAHEERHGFPGMIGSIDCTHWKWKNCPVAWKGQYASSHHGSPSLVLEAVASQDLWIWHAFFGVAGYNNDVNVLDQSPIFDDLLNGKAPDAPFTVNGNEYKYGYYLTDGIYPQYSTFVKAFRHPVEERDNFFKRRQEGARKDVEHAFGVLKAKWHIVEHAARPLDLETLRYIMYACIIMHNMVVEDQGRNIAHYIPTEPRHVQFQPGTTDYLHRVVDIQDANKHIQLREDLADHIFYGNNNDNE, from the exons ATGTTAAATAGAAATTGCGAGGAAGGACACGAACATCTATATCGCGATTACTTTGCAGATAATTGTGTATACGGGGTGAAGGACTTCAAAAGAAGATTTCGTTTGAGTAGGGATGTGTTTTTACGAATCGCCAACGCCTTGAAAAGCCG GTACAAATTTTTTCAATTAAGATATGATGCTAGAGGTAGACGCGGGTTTACAACGTTGCAGAAATGTGCTGCGGCCATTCGTTTGATGGCTATGGGGGCGTCACCCGACACCATGGACGACTATATGAGAATGTCCgaaagaaccgcaagagagagtttGTATACATTGTCAAGGGGTGTTGTTGAAACTTTTGGTGATGTGTATTTGCGGAAACCTTCGTTGCATGATTTGCAAGAATTGTATGCGGCACATGAAGAACGCCATGGGTTTCCCGGAATGATCGGAAGCATTGATTGCACACACTGGAAATGGAAAAATTGTCCGGTAGCATGGAAAGGGCAATACGCAAGTAGTCATCACGGATCACCTTCTTTGGTGTTAGAGGCTGTCGCTTCtcaagatttatggatttggcATGCGTTTTTTGGGGTTGCGGGTTACAACAACGACGTCAACGTTCTTGATCAGTCGCCAATATTCGACGATCTTTTGAATGGAAAAGCCCCGGATGCTCCTTTCACGGTGAATGGAAacgaatacaaatatgggtattacCTTACAGATGGAATATATCCTCAGTATTCCACATTCGTGAAGGCATTCCGCCACCCGGTTGAAGAACGAGACAATTTTTTTAAGAGAAGACAAGAAGGAGCACGTAAGGATGTGGAACATGCTTTTGGGGTGCTGAAGGCGAAGTGGCATATAGTCGAACATGCAGCACGACCATTAGATTTAGAAACTTTACGATATATCATGTATGCgtgtatcataatgcataacatggtaGTAGAAGATCAAGGGCGAAATATTGCACACTATATCCCAACGGAGCCCAGACACGTTCAGTTTCAACCAGGAACAACAGATTATTTGCATCGCGTTGTTGACATTCAGGACgcaaataaacacatacaacTTCGAGAGGATTTGGCGGATCATATCTTCTATGGTAACAATAACGATAACGAATAg